Genomic DNA from Pigmentiphaga litoralis:
GGAAGCGGCGAAACCGCAGGCGGTCAGGCCGATGACGATCGCCGACAGGCGGTGTCCGAAAAGTTGCATTGAAGTCTCCATGACTTTGCTTATGGGTTGATGGCATGCGGACATTGCAGTGGACGCATGCCAGATTCTTATGCCGGTTCTTGGACCGGCCTGGTCGAATCGCAGCCGGATTACGAGGTCGTACCGGGCAGAATAGTCTCAGGCAGGATATGGCTGGGAATGTAGAGCTGACCTTCCATGATCTTGCGCGCCGTGCGGATCAGTCCCGCGCCGGTGACTTCGACCGAGGTTTCCCCTTGAGCCAGTTCCACATCGACTTCGATGCGGCCAGAGGGGTGGGCAATTTCAATCCGGTGGATGCCGGGCTGCCGTTCTACCGACAGACCATAGGGTACCGTGCCCGGCGTGACATACGCCGTGGCGACACCGATGGCACCGGTAACGGCATGCGAACGGTGACACTTGAGGGGCGTGAAGTAACGAGATACGAGCTGGCCGTCGTGCGCGCCCTTGCTCACCAGCACCGGCTTGGGAATGACGCTGTCCGACACGTCGCCCAGGCCCATTTTCAGGCCCGCTTCGCGGCGCATCTTTTCCAGGCGGGCCATGAATTCCAGGTTGGCGTCCAGATCCACCGGCTTTTCGTCGCCCTTCCAGCCCATGTCGGTCGCGCGGACGATCATCATGGGCATGGCGGCGTCGATGCAGGTGACCTGCACGCCGTCGATCTCGTCGATCAGGTTGCCGGTCGGGAACACCTTGCCGGTGACCGTGCCCCAGGCATCCAGGAAGTTCAGGCGGATCGGCGCGCCGGTCCCGTTGACGCCGTCGATCTTGGCGTCGCCTTCATATTCGACCTTGCCGCCGGGCGTCTGCACGACGGCATTGATGGTCGACTTGGTATTCACGTTGTAGATGCGGACCAGGGTCTCGCCGTTCTGCGCGGGCACCAGGCCCTGCTCGATGGCGAACGGGCCGACGCCCGACAGCATGTTGCCGCAATTGGGTCGCGTGTCGACCAGGGCGCGGTCGATCGATACCTGCGCGAACAGGTAATCGACGTCGCAGTCCGGATGGGCCGACTTCGAGACGATGGCGACCTTGCTCGTCAAAGAATTGGCGCCGCCCAGGCCGTCCAGCTGGAGTTCGTGGGGCGAGCCCATCGCGGACAGGAGGACCTTGTCGCGCGTTTCGATATCCTGGGGAAGCCAGTCCTTGAGGAAATAAGGACCGCGGGAGGTGCCGCCTCGCATGAAGACGCAGGGAATGGTTTTTTGCATGGAGCGCATAGTGCGCGCTGTGGGATAATTTGTGAATTGCAACTCTTAGATCAATTAATGCATGGCGCGCATCAATTTCGACCTCCAGGAATTGCAGGCATTCGTTGCTGTCGCTGAACGTTCCAGCTTTCGCGCCGCTGCCGAAGACCTGCACCTGTCGCAGCCGGCGCTCAGCCGTCGCATCGAAAAGCTGGAAACCATCCTAGGCGCGCGCCTGCTCGACCGCACCACACGGCATGTGGCCCTGACCAACGTGGGGCGCGTGTTCCTGGAACACGCCCGCGCCGCGCTGGCCGAACTGGAAAGCGCCATGCTGGGCGTGGTCGACCTGGCCGCGCAACTGAGCGGGCTGGTCAGCGTGGCCTGCGTGCCGTCCGCCGCCTATTACTTCCTGCCGTCGGTACTGAAGGAATTTGCCGCCCGCTACCCGCGGATCCGGGTGCGGGTGATCGATGAGGGCGCCAACTTCGTGCTTAACGCCGTGACGTCCGGCCGCGCCGATTTCGGCATCAACTTCATCGGCACCCAGGAAACCGAAGTCGAATTCCGTTCCATCTTCAAGGAAGACTTCGTGTTGGCGGTACGCAACGATCACGCGCTGGCCACCCGCAAGTCCGTCACCTGGGAAGACCTGGCGGGCGAACGGTTCATGACCGTGCACAAGGACAGCGGCAACCGCCTGCTGATCGACGCCGCGCTGGCCAAAGGCGGCAAGCGGGCGCAGGGCGCGTTCGAAGTCAGCCACGTGCTGACCCTGCTGGGCATGGTCGAAGCCGGGCTGGGCGTGGCCGCGGTGCCCCAACTGGCGCTGCCATTGACCACCCACCCCACCCTGATCGGCATTCCGCTCATGAAACCCCGCGTCAGCCGCACGCTGGGACTGATCTCGCGCCATGGCCACACGCTGTCGCCGGCGGCCAGCGTGCTCTACGGCATGCTGCGCGACGCCGGCAAAGCCGCCCGCAGTTAGGCATGACGGCGGGGATGGCGGCGCGAAACCCGCGCAGGGGCTAAAATCAGAGGATCCCCAGACCAGAGTCTTTCATTGCCAATGTCGCGCACGATCTTCGTCACCACCGCCCTTCCCTACGCCAACGGGTCCTTCCATATCGGCCACATCATGGAATACATCCAGGCCGACATCTGGGTCCGCAGCATGCGCATGCAGGGTCACACGGTGCATTTCGTGTGTGCCGACGACGCGCACGGCGCCCCGATCATGCTCAAGGCCGAGTCCGAGCAGATCACGCCCGAAGCGCTGGTCGCCCGGATCGCCGCCGAACGCCCGCAGTACCTCAGCGGCTTTCACATTGCCTTCGACCACTGGCATTCGACACACTCGTCCGAAAACACCGAGCTGTCGCAGGGCATCTATCGCCGCCTGCGCGACGCCGGCCTGATCGAAACGCGCACCATCGAACAGTTCTATGACCCGGTCAAGGGCATGTTCCTGGCCGACCGCTACATCAAGGGCACCTGCCCCAAGTGCAAGTCGAAAGACCAGTACGGCGATTCGTGCGAAGTCTGTGGCGCCGTGTACGCGCCCACCGACCTGATCGACCCGTATTCGACGCTGACCGGCGCCACCCCGGTGCTGAAAAGCTCGGAACATTTCTTCTTCAAGCTGTCCGATCCGCGCTGCGTCGAATTCCTGCAGCAATGGACCCTGGGCACCAACCCGTCGGGCTTGCCGCGCCTGCAGCCCGAGGTCTATGCCAAGACCCGCGAATGGCTGGGCGAAGAAGGCAAGCTGAACGACTGGGACATCTCCCGCGACGCGCCCTACTTCGGCATCGAGATTCCCGATGCGCCGGGCAAGTACTTCTATGTGTGGCTGGACGCCCCGGTGGGCTACCTGGCGTCGCTCAAGGCGTACTGCGCCAAGACCGGCCTGGACTTCGACGCCCTGCTCGATCCGGCCAGCAGCACCGAGCAATACCACTTCATTGGCAAGGACATCGTGTATTTCCACGCGCTGTTCTGGCCCGCCATGCTCAAGTTCGCCGGCCGCAAGACGCCCGACGGCCTGAACGTGCACGGCTTCATCACGGTCAGTGGCGAAAAGATGTCCAAGAGCCGCGGCACCGGCATTTCGCCGCTGCGCTACCTGGACATCGGCATGAATGCCGAATGGCTGCGCTATTACATTGCCGCCAAGCTCAACGCGCATGTCGAAGATCTGGACTTCAATCCCGACGACTTCATCGCGCGGGTGAACAGCGACCTGGTCGGCAAGTACGTCAACATCGCCAGCCGCGCGTCGAACTTCATCACCAAGCACTTTGACGGCGCCCTGGCCTACCACGGCGACACGGCTGCCCTGACCGACGAACTCACCGGCACGACCGACACCGTTCGCGCCGCGTTCGAAGCGCGCGAATACGGCAAGGCCCTGCGCGAAATCATGGCGTGCGCCGACCGCATCAACCAGGCGTTCGACGCGGCCCAGCCGTGGGTGATGGCCAAGCAGGCCGCCGCCAATCCGGAACAGAAAGCCGCTTTGCAGGACGTGTGTTCACGCGCCGTGGCCGGCTTCAAGGCCCTGTCGGTCATGCTGACGCCGGTGCTGCCGGTGATCGCGACGCGCGTGGCCCGCGAACTGTTCGGCCTGGACCGCGATTTTGTGTGGTCGGACGCCGCCGTGCTGCCCGACCATGTGGCGTCGTATCAGCACCTGGCGCAGCGGGTCGACCCCAAGATGCTGGACGCGCTGTTCGAGCCGCCCCCGGCCCCGGCCGCGCCTGCCCTGATTCCGGGGGGCGAGCCGATCGCCGACACCATCACCATCGATGACTTTGCCAAGATCGACCTGCGCATCGCCAAAATCGTGAACTGCGAGCACGTCGACGGATCCGACAAGCTGCTGCGCCTGACGCTGGATGCGGGCGAAGGCCGGATGCGGAATGTGTTTTCGGGGATCAAATCGGCGTACGAGCCGGCCGATCTGATCGGCAAGCTGACGGTGCTGGTCGCCAACCTGGCGCCGCGCAAGATGAAGTTCGGCGTGTCGGAAGGGATGGTGCTCGCCGCGAGCGATCGCGACGAGAAGGCCAAGCCGGGTATCTATGTGCTGGAGCCGGTGGACGGCGCCACGCCCGGCATGCGGGTCAGGTAGTCGTCTTCGACTGTTGCCGGATCCGGTTCACGACCATCCGGTCGTTCAGGCGCTTGACGATGGACGACCCGGTGGTCACGCACAGGAACGGAAACAAACCGTGGATCAGCGCGGCGAAACCGGCGCGAAACATGCTGCGGGCGAAGCTCCAGGACACGCCAAGGTGTTCGACATAGGTTTCACCGACGTTGCGCGGGTGTTCGGTGAAAGACAGCTTGGACATCGGGGTTCTCCTGAATCTTGATCTACGAAAAATGTTATCAGTAGAGGCAGGCAAAATTTCTGCCAATACTGACGTCAAATCGTCTTGCTAGGCACTTTCATTCCTGTATGTCGGGTGGAAAGTGAAAATTATTTCAACGCCGAGGGGACTGGGGCGATTCCCGCCCGGTGCAGTACACTCGCCCCGCATTCCGTCGCCATCGTTCAAAGGGTAGTCATGGCCAAGAGTTACGAGTCCGAAATCACGCACTTCCTGCAAAAACTGAAGGAAGAGCGTCCCCAGCTGGATGCCGAGCAGCAGCAAGGCCGCGCCCGCCTGTGGGACAAGACCATCGATCCGGAACTGACGCAGGAATTCGATGCGTCCACCGTTTCGCAGAAGCCGTACGTCTACTTCTCCGCCGACTGATCGCCCGGCGTCGTGGCCGGACAGCTGCCCAGCGGCAAGGCGTTGGCCGCCTTGAGCGCGCCCGACGTGGATAGCACGCCCGATACCATCGACGGCGTTGCGATCGCTCGCCTGTACGGCGAGCCCCTGTTCGCGCTGCCCAACGATCTGTACATCCCGCCCGATGCGCTCGAAGTCTTTCTCGAAACCTTCGAAGGCCCGCTGGACCTGCTGCTGTACCTGATCCGCAAGCAGAACTTCAACGTCCTCGACATTCCGATGGCCGAGGTCACGAAGCAGTACCTGTCGTATGTGGAACAGATCCGGGTGCACAACCTGGAACTGGCTGCCGAATACCTGCTGATGGCGGCGCTGCTGATCGAGATCAAGTCGCGCATGCTGCTGCCGGTGCGCAAATCCGATTCCGACGAAGACGTCGAGGATCCGCGCGCCGAACTGGTCCGCCGCCTGCTGGAATACGAGCAGATGAAGCTGGCCGCCCGCAAGATCGACGCGCTGCCGCAGTTGGGCCGCGACTTTGTGCGCACGGGCGTGCTGCTGGACCAGACCACCGAACGGCGCCTGCCCGACGTGACCGCGATTGACCTGCGCGATGCCTGGGCCGAGATCGTGCGCCGCGCCAAGCTCAATGCCCACCACCATATCTCGCGCGAAGAACTGTCGGTGCGCGACCATATGAGCCAGATCCTGCGCCGCCTGCAGGGCGTGCGCTACATGGAATTCACCGAGCTGTTCATGCAGAAGGTGCAGGAAGGCGCCGGCGTGCCGATCATTGTCGTGCACTTCATCGCCATGCTGGAACTGGCGCGCGAATCGCTGCTGGATATCACCCAGGCCGAACCCTACGCACCCATCTATGTGCGCCTGGGATTCACCGCCATTGCTCAGGACGCCTGACTCGTCCGATTGAGCATTTGGCGCGCCCGCGCCGCTCCTGTAGCATGCGCCCGATACGATGTGCCTTGCGGGCTTTCAAGCCCCGGCCCGCTTTCCGATTCCCTACTTTTCACAAGCTACGCCCATGAAGGTTGTCCACACCATTGAAGAGCTGCGCGACCAATTGCGCGGCCAGTTGCGAGTCTCGTTCGTGCCGACGATGGGCAACCTGCATGAAGGTCACCTGGCGCTGATGAAGACCGCGCGGCACCATGGCGACCCGGTCGTGGCCAGTATCTTCGTGAACCGCCTGCAGTTCGGGCCGAACGAAGACTTTGACCGCTATCCCCGCACCCTGGCATCCGACATCGCCAAGCTGGAAGCCGACCGCAATGTGTATGCGTTGTTCGCCCCGGACGAGCGCGAGATGTATCCCGAGCCGCAAAGCTACCGGGTGCAGCCGCCGTCGGAGCTGGGCGACATCCTGGAAGGGGAATTTCGCCCCGGCTTTTTCCAGGGCGTGTGCACCGTAGTGCTCAAGCTGCTGTCCTGTGTCCAGCCCAAGGTCGCGGTGTTCGGCAAGAAGGACTATCAGCAGCTGATGGTGGTGCGCGCCATGTGCCGCCAGTTCCAGTTGCCGATCGAGATCATCCCGCAGGAAACGGTACGCGCCGCCGACGGCCTCGCCCTGTCGTCGCGCAATATGTATCTGACGCCAGACGACCGGGCCGAAGCGCCGCAGTTGTACGCCGCGCTGCAGTCGGTCAAGACGCGCCTGCACGAAGGCGAACGTGATGCCGACGCGCTGGGCCGCTTCGCGACCGACCATCTGAATGCCCGCGGCTGGAAGGTCGATTACGTGGCCGTGCGCCGCCAGCGCGACCTGAAGGCGCCCACCGCCGACGACATGCACGGCGGCGAACCGCTGGTCGTGCTGTCGGCCGCCAAGCTGGGCGCAACGCGCCTCATCGACAACCTCGAGCTCTGACTTAGCGAGCACCTACATCGCGCGCTGACACCGCGTGCCGCCACTGCGCCGTCCTAGTGACTGCAAGGAATTGATACATCGTAGGAGACCGGTTCGGGTACGACATCGGTCTCAGGATGGTTTACGATTACGCCCATGCTCGAAGACCTCGACCAACTCTCGACCCGTATTGCCCAGCTGGTGCAGCTGACTCAACACGTCCGTGCCGAAAATCAGGCGCTGCGTGACGAGCTCGGCAAGCGCGACGTGCGCATCCAGCAACTGCGCGACACCGTGGAAATGGCGCAGATCCGCGTCGACGACGTGCTTGCCCGCCTGCCCGGCAAGCCGCCCGAGGCCGCGGACGGCGCGGACGCCGACGCCGCCTCCGCTGCGGACACCGACACCGATATCGATCTGGACGACGTCCAGGCCGATGACGCTGATGGCGACTGGGCGGAAGCCCGGACCGATGCCGATACCGACCCCTCTCTTTCTGACGAAGCCGGTCACGGCGTGCGGAGTGCTCATGGAACGCCTTGACGTCACCATTCTGGGACGCGAGTATCCGCTTGCCTGCGCCCCGGAAGAACAGGAAGCCTTGCTCGAAGCCGCGAGCATGGTCGATCGGGCCATGCAGCGTATCAAAGCCGCCGGCAAGATCGGCAGCACGGAACGCATCGCCGTCCTGGCAGCCCTGCAGATTGCTGGCGACCTGCTGAATGCGAAGGCGCCCGATGGCCCGCTGTCGCAACTTGCAGTCGGTGACTACAAGCGTAAGATTGAAGGCATGAACCAGATGCTCGACGCCGAGCTCGGTTCGCAAGACAAGCTTTTTTGATCCAGGTCTGTCGCACGCGTTGCGTACGCAACGAGTTGTACAAAAGTCGCCCTACGGGGTATTGAATCCCGGCGAAATGGTGTAATTTAAAGCCTAGGTTGTTCAGAACGTTGAACACCTGACCGCAGTACCGATTTGTCTTCCCTGCAGTGTTCGTGTTTGGCCATATATTCCTTGGACCCATGCTATGGCATGAGGTTGCGGGAATCGCCCCTCAGGCGTGATCGTTTCTCTGTCAAACGAACCCAATGAGTGGCTGACTGCGACCGACCTTGAACTTAACGGTTCAGGATGCCGGCCTAGCGGCACAGGCGGGGATCTATTCCGCGACCCGGAGCGTTCAGCGCTCCGGGTCGTTTGTTTTTGTGCGGAGCAACACGCTCAGTCCGTGGCACTATGCGTGCGCCTCCCACATTCGAGTATCCCCGCATGGACCTTTCCTTTATTGCCGCCCTGCTTGTGCTGGGCGCTGCCACCGGTTTTGCCGCCGGCCTGCTTGGCATTGGCGGCGGCATGATCATGGTGCCGTTCCTGACCCTGCTGTTTACCTGGCAGAAAATGCCGGCGGACCTGATCATCCACGCGGCCATCGCCACGTCGATGGCGTCCATCCTGTTCACCTCGGTCTCCAGCGTGACCGCCCATCAGAAGAAGGGCGCCATCCGCTGGAACATCGTCGGGCAGTTCGCGCCCGGACTGGTGATCGGCGGCCTCCTGGCCGGGGGCGCGGTGTTCGCGGTGCTCAAGACCGGCTGGCTGGCGCTGCTCTTTACCCTGTTCGTGGGGTATTCGGCCGTACAGATGCTGTTGAACAAAAAGCCCAAGCCCAGCCGGCAGATGCCCGGCGTCGTGGGCACGGCCGCGGCCGGCACGGGCATCGGCTTCCTGTCCGGCCTGGTCGGCGCGGGCGGCGGCTTTGTGTCGGTACCTTTCATGACCTGGTGCAATGTACCGCTGCATAACGCCGTGGCGACCTCGGCGGCGCTGGGCTTTCCGATCGCGCTGGCCAATACGGCGGGTTACATCTGGTCAGGCATGCAGCAGCAGATCACCTACCCCGGCATGTTCGGCTATGTATATTGGCCAGCACTGCTCGTGCTCATCGTTTCGAGTGTCCTGACCGCGCCGCTTGGCGCCAATGCGGCCCACAAGCTGCCGGTCGCGACCCTGAAACGGGTGTTTGCCTGGGTCCTGATGGCGCTTGCGCTCTACATGGCCTACAAGGCGTACACCGCGTTCGCCGTCTGACCGTCGCACCACCTTGGCGAGTCAGATCGCGCACGTTCGGCCAGCAGTCCCCTGATAGATAAAGGAAGATCGTTATGGCCCGTTTTCTGACTCGTACTGCCCTGTCCGCCGCCTTGTCCGCCGCGCTGTCCACCACGGCGCTGACCGCCGCCCTGCTTGCGCCGGGCGTGGCGTCCGCGCAGATGCCAGCGCAGTATGCCCAGGCCCCGGCCCGTCCGGAACTGCCACAGCTGTCGCTGGAAGCCGCGGCGTCAAGCGACGTGGCCCAGGACAAGGTCGAGGTCACCCTGGCCAAGGAAATCGAAGGTGCTGACCAGGCGCAGCTGTCGGACCAGTTGAACAAGGTGCTGGCATCGACGCTGGCGACGGCCAAACGCAACACCAAGGTCGAGTCCCGCAGCGGCAACTACCGCGTGTGGGCCAACACCGACCGCAACGGCAAGATCACCGGCTGGCGCGGCCGCGCCGAACTGTTCTTGGAATCCAAGGATTTCGTGGCGGCATCGACCCTGGCTGGCGAATTGGGCCAGGCCATGGCGGTGTCCAACATCAACTTCTCGTTGTCGCGCGAAGCCCGCGAGGCCGAAGAACAGCGCCTGCTGCAGGAAGCCGCCAAGGCCTTTGGTGTGCGGGCCACCAGCGCTGCGCAAGCGTTCGGCTTTGGCAGCTATGCGGTCAAGACGCTGGACCTGAGCGGCAGCGGCACGGTGTACTCGCCCCGCCCGATGATGATGCGCGCGGCGTCTGCCGACGCCAAGATGGCCGAGGCCCTGCCGCTGGAAGCCGGCAAGGCCACGGTAACCGTGTCAGTGCGCGGCACCGTGGAATTGCTGGGCACGCAACAACGCTGAACTCCGCGTCGGCAGCGTCCCTGGTGATCCGTCTTCACCAGCGGACGTAAAAAAGGCACCGGAATCCCCGGTGCCTTTTTTCATGCCCGAAGCAGGGTTCAGACCACCGCGTGGGGACTGCGGCGCGACAGGTAGAACATGATCGCGCCGATCACCACCATCGGGATCGACAGCCACTGCCCCATGGTGAACCCCGCCGCCAGCAAGCCCAGGAAGTTGTCTGGCTCGCGGGTGTATTCCACCAGGAAGCGCGCCACGCCATATCCCATCAAAAAGACGGCGCTGATCTGGCCGATCGGCCGCGACTTGCTGGCAAAGCCCCACACCAGCAGGAACAGCAGCAAACCTTCGGCGCCGAATTCATACAGCTGCGACGGGTGACGTGGAATGTTGTCGCCGGCCTGCGGGAAGATCATGCCCCACGACACGGTGGTGGCGCGGCCCCACAGTTCGCCGTTGATGAAGTTGCCCATGCGGCCAGCGGCCAGGCCCAGCGGCACCAGGGGCGCCACGAAGTCGCCGATTTCAAGAAAGCGCTTGCCGCGGCTGCGCGCGAACACGGCCATGACGAACAGCACACCCAGCAGGCCGCCGTGGAAGGACATGCCGCCCTGCCAGACTTCAAAGATCTCCAGCGGGTGCGCCAGGTAATAGCTGGCCTTGTAGAAGAAGACATACCCCAGCCGCCCGCCGATCACGACGCCCAGCACGCTATAGAACAACAGATCGTCCAGATCACGATGCGTCAGCGACGTCTTGCCGTGCGAAATGCGCCAGCGTCCCAATCCCCACGCAAACAGGAAAGCGAGCAGGTACATCAGGCCGTACCAACGGACCGCGACGGGGCCGATGGCAAACGCGATCGGAGAAAATTCAGGATGAACCAGCATAGCCTAGCCTTGTAGGGACGGCGGGCGCCGCCGCGTAAAGAATGAGCAGGATGATAACCGCTGCGCGCGACAGGAAAAGGACCGGCGCGCGGTGATTTGACTCCGCCCGGCCCGTGCGCGAGACTTCGGGCGACACTTTTTCCGGATCGCCCATGTTTCGCCCGTCTTTCGCGCTGCTTCCTTTCCTGCTGCTGGGTGCGCTGGCGGCAGCGCCCACCGTGGGCGCGGCCCAGATGACCGGGCCCGAACTGGCCAAGGCTCGCGTTTGCCTCGCCTGCCACCAGATCGACAGCAAGCGCGTGGGTCCGGCGTGGAAGAGC
This window encodes:
- a CDS encoding 4-oxalomesaconate tautomerase; this encodes MQKTIPCVFMRGGTSRGPYFLKDWLPQDIETRDKVLLSAMGSPHELQLDGLGGANSLTSKVAIVSKSAHPDCDVDYLFAQVSIDRALVDTRPNCGNMLSGVGPFAIEQGLVPAQNGETLVRIYNVNTKSTINAVVQTPGGKVEYEGDAKIDGVNGTGAPIRLNFLDAWGTVTGKVFPTGNLIDEIDGVQVTCIDAAMPMMIVRATDMGWKGDEKPVDLDANLEFMARLEKMRREAGLKMGLGDVSDSVIPKPVLVSKGAHDGQLVSRYFTPLKCHRSHAVTGAIGVATAYVTPGTVPYGLSVERQPGIHRIEIAHPSGRIEVDVELAQGETSVEVTGAGLIRTARKIMEGQLYIPSHILPETILPGTTS
- a CDS encoding LysR family transcriptional regulator, translating into MARINFDLQELQAFVAVAERSSFRAAAEDLHLSQPALSRRIEKLETILGARLLDRTTRHVALTNVGRVFLEHARAALAELESAMLGVVDLAAQLSGLVSVACVPSAAYYFLPSVLKEFAARYPRIRVRVIDEGANFVLNAVTSGRADFGINFIGTQETEVEFRSIFKEDFVLAVRNDHALATRKSVTWEDLAGERFMTVHKDSGNRLLIDAALAKGGKRAQGAFEVSHVLTLLGMVEAGLGVAAVPQLALPLTTHPTLIGIPLMKPRVSRTLGLISRHGHTLSPAASVLYGMLRDAGKAARS
- the metG gene encoding methionine--tRNA ligase, coding for MSRTIFVTTALPYANGSFHIGHIMEYIQADIWVRSMRMQGHTVHFVCADDAHGAPIMLKAESEQITPEALVARIAAERPQYLSGFHIAFDHWHSTHSSENTELSQGIYRRLRDAGLIETRTIEQFYDPVKGMFLADRYIKGTCPKCKSKDQYGDSCEVCGAVYAPTDLIDPYSTLTGATPVLKSSEHFFFKLSDPRCVEFLQQWTLGTNPSGLPRLQPEVYAKTREWLGEEGKLNDWDISRDAPYFGIEIPDAPGKYFYVWLDAPVGYLASLKAYCAKTGLDFDALLDPASSTEQYHFIGKDIVYFHALFWPAMLKFAGRKTPDGLNVHGFITVSGEKMSKSRGTGISPLRYLDIGMNAEWLRYYIAAKLNAHVEDLDFNPDDFIARVNSDLVGKYVNIASRASNFITKHFDGALAYHGDTAALTDELTGTTDTVRAAFEAREYGKALREIMACADRINQAFDAAQPWVMAKQAAANPEQKAALQDVCSRAVAGFKALSVMLTPVLPVIATRVARELFGLDRDFVWSDAAVLPDHVASYQHLAQRVDPKMLDALFEPPPAPAAPALIPGGEPIADTITIDDFAKIDLRIAKIVNCEHVDGSDKLLRLTLDAGEGRMRNVFSGIKSAYEPADLIGKLTVLVANLAPRKMKFGVSEGMVLAASDRDEKAKPGIYVLEPVDGATPGMRVR
- a CDS encoding DUF6356 family protein; protein product: MSKLSFTEHPRNVGETYVEHLGVSWSFARSMFRAGFAALIHGLFPFLCVTTGSSIVKRLNDRMVVNRIRQQSKTTT
- a CDS encoding DUF3460 family protein; translated protein: MAKSYESEITHFLQKLKEERPQLDAEQQQGRARLWDKTIDPELTQEFDASTVSQKPYVYFSAD
- a CDS encoding segregation and condensation protein A codes for the protein MAGQLPSGKALAALSAPDVDSTPDTIDGVAIARLYGEPLFALPNDLYIPPDALEVFLETFEGPLDLLLYLIRKQNFNVLDIPMAEVTKQYLSYVEQIRVHNLELAAEYLLMAALLIEIKSRMLLPVRKSDSDEDVEDPRAELVRRLLEYEQMKLAARKIDALPQLGRDFVRTGVLLDQTTERRLPDVTAIDLRDAWAEIVRRAKLNAHHHISREELSVRDHMSQILRRLQGVRYMEFTELFMQKVQEGAGVPIIVVHFIAMLELARESLLDITQAEPYAPIYVRLGFTAIAQDA
- the panC gene encoding pantoate--beta-alanine ligase, with the protein product MKVVHTIEELRDQLRGQLRVSFVPTMGNLHEGHLALMKTARHHGDPVVASIFVNRLQFGPNEDFDRYPRTLASDIAKLEADRNVYALFAPDEREMYPEPQSYRVQPPSELGDILEGEFRPGFFQGVCTVVLKLLSCVQPKVAVFGKKDYQQLMVVRAMCRQFQLPIEIIPQETVRAADGLALSSRNMYLTPDDRAEAPQLYAALQSVKTRLHEGERDADALGRFATDHLNARGWKVDYVAVRRQRDLKAPTADDMHGGEPLVVLSAAKLGATRLIDNLEL
- a CDS encoding cell division protein ZapA — its product is MERLDVTILGREYPLACAPEEQEALLEAASMVDRAMQRIKAAGKIGSTERIAVLAALQIAGDLLNAKAPDGPLSQLAVGDYKRKIEGMNQMLDAELGSQDKLF
- a CDS encoding sulfite exporter TauE/SafE family protein encodes the protein MDLSFIAALLVLGAATGFAAGLLGIGGGMIMVPFLTLLFTWQKMPADLIIHAAIATSMASILFTSVSSVTAHQKKGAIRWNIVGQFAPGLVIGGLLAGGAVFAVLKTGWLALLFTLFVGYSAVQMLLNKKPKPSRQMPGVVGTAAAGTGIGFLSGLVGAGGGFVSVPFMTWCNVPLHNAVATSAALGFPIALANTAGYIWSGMQQQITYPGMFGYVYWPALLVLIVSSVLTAPLGANAAHKLPVATLKRVFAWVLMALALYMAYKAYTAFAV
- a CDS encoding SIMPL domain-containing protein (The SIMPL domain is named for its presence in mouse protein SIMPL (signalling molecule that associates with mouse pelle-like kinase). Bacterial member BP26, from Brucella, was shown to assemble into a channel-like structure, while YggE from E. coli has been associated with resistance to oxidative stress.) encodes the protein MARFLTRTALSAALSAALSTTALTAALLAPGVASAQMPAQYAQAPARPELPQLSLEAAASSDVAQDKVEVTLAKEIEGADQAQLSDQLNKVLASTLATAKRNTKVESRSGNYRVWANTDRNGKITGWRGRAELFLESKDFVAASTLAGELGQAMAVSNINFSLSREAREAEEQRLLQEAAKAFGVRATSAAQAFGFGSYAVKTLDLSGSGTVYSPRPMMMRAASADAKMAEALPLEAGKATVTVSVRGTVELLGTQQR
- the lgt gene encoding prolipoprotein diacylglyceryl transferase — encoded protein: MLVHPEFSPIAFAIGPVAVRWYGLMYLLAFLFAWGLGRWRISHGKTSLTHRDLDDLLFYSVLGVVIGGRLGYVFFYKASYYLAHPLEIFEVWQGGMSFHGGLLGVLFVMAVFARSRGKRFLEIGDFVAPLVPLGLAAGRMGNFINGELWGRATTVSWGMIFPQAGDNIPRHPSQLYEFGAEGLLLFLLVWGFASKSRPIGQISAVFLMGYGVARFLVEYTREPDNFLGLLAAGFTMGQWLSIPMVVIGAIMFYLSRRSPHAVV
- a CDS encoding c-type cytochrome gives rise to the protein MFRPSFALLPFLLLGALAAAPTVGAAQMTGPELAKARVCLACHQIDSKRVGPAWKSVAAKYAGQPDAQARLETSIRRGSANKWGKVPMPAQTHVSEEEARQLAAWILTLNK